A single window of Caldimicrobium thiodismutans DNA harbors:
- a CDS encoding 4Fe-4S dicluster domain-containing protein, with protein MFEITVNYDTCDACGTCVESCPAQVYDKGDDGKPVVARAEDCLGCMTCVEVCPTGSIEVKEI; from the coding sequence ATGTTTGAGATTACTGTGAATTATGACACCTGTGATGCCTGTGGAACTTGTGTTGAATCCTGTCCTGCCCAGGTTTATGACAAGGGTGATGATGGGAAGCCTGTGGTTGCAAGGGCAGAGGACTGTCTTGGATGTATGACCTGTGTTGAGGTCTGTCCAACTGGTTCTATTGAAGTAAAGGAAATATAG
- a CDS encoding DUF3108 domain-containing protein: MQSIQIFFFILSFIFLIPCIALSEKTLLYEIFYGPVKLGESKLILKSQEYTAFAYTTGPGDILYPYQAKWISSLNSKSQPLKSTIYSKDRFKEREKILYFEEKEKKVLVEKRLPKPKKQVYFLPFPLFDELTAFVFSWHLNFSEKKPQEIPLYIDGERHFAILDLKGYTPCKFGNKTVSCAEILVHLPEKSELLKRTKEVTFLLWIEEKIPVEIRGKLPIFGNLVAKLKSYSFN; this comes from the coding sequence ATGCAAAGTATTCAAATTTTTTTCTTTATTCTAAGCTTTATATTTTTAATCCCCTGTATAGCTCTTTCTGAAAAGACCTTGCTTTACGAGATTTTTTATGGACCTGTAAAACTGGGTGAAAGTAAATTAATTCTTAAATCTCAAGAATATACAGCCTTTGCTTATACAACAGGCCCTGGAGACATCCTTTATCCCTATCAAGCCAAATGGATTTCAAGCCTTAATTCTAAAAGCCAGCCTTTAAAAAGCACTATTTATTCCAAGGACAGATTTAAAGAGCGTGAAAAGATCCTATACTTTGAGGAAAAGGAAAAGAAAGTTCTGGTTGAAAAAAGACTTCCTAAACCTAAAAAACAGGTTTATTTTTTACCATTTCCTCTTTTTGATGAATTAACCGCCTTTGTTTTCTCCTGGCATCTCAATTTCAGCGAAAAAAAACCTCAGGAAATCCCCCTTTATATTGATGGAGAAAGACACTTTGCAATACTTGATCTAAAAGGTTATACTCCTTGCAAATTTGGAAATAAGACCGTAAGTTGTGCTGAAATCTTAGTTCACTTACCAGAAAAAAGTGAACTCCTTAAAAGAACAAAAGAGGTCACCTTTCTGCTTTGGATAGAAGAAAAAATTCCCGTAGAAATCAGAGGAAAACTCCCTATTTTTGGAAATTTAGTGGCTAAACTTAAAAGCTATAGTTTCAACTAA
- the coaD gene encoding pantetheine-phosphate adenylyltransferase codes for MCPKIAVYPGTFDPITNGHLDLIKRALQFFDRIIIAIGENPAKKPLFTIEERLFMVKKALEEINLSERVEVESFSGLLVEFTKQKGACVIIRGLRAVSDFEYEMQLALMNRKLSNSIDTLFLMPSLRYIFLSSSIIKEAAKFGGQVDDLVPKVVAEKLKEKFSQYLTTVF; via the coding sequence ATGTGCCCCAAGATCGCAGTGTATCCGGGAACCTTTGATCCCATAACTAACGGCCATTTAGACCTGATTAAAAGGGCCCTCCAATTTTTTGATCGGATTATTATAGCCATAGGTGAAAATCCTGCTAAAAAACCGCTTTTTACCATAGAAGAGCGCCTTTTTATGGTAAAAAAGGCCTTAGAAGAAATAAATCTCTCTGAAAGAGTTGAAGTCGAGAGCTTTTCAGGCTTGTTAGTTGAGTTTACTAAACAAAAAGGTGCCTGTGTTATCATAAGAGGACTCAGGGCAGTATCTGATTTTGAATATGAGATGCAACTTGCTTTAATGAATAGGAAACTCTCTAATTCCATCGATACCCTTTTTCTGATGCCGAGTTTGCGCTATATCTTCCTTAGCTCTTCTATAATTAAAGAAGCCGCTAAATTCGGAGGGCAAGTAGATGATCTTGTCCCTAAGGTGGTAGCTGAGAAATTAAAAGAAAAATTCTCACAGTATTTGACCACTGTTTTTTAA
- a CDS encoding cobaltochelatase subunit CobN encodes MSLKNSLFLSLILFFLCSSFLFADQGEKSINIVVIPTSSQIKSFSSAREMLLRDLSERGLPLPRIRILSLEEKKDLIERELKEADLLLLNLMGRRAYERVKEYLPSLKEKKAFIFGLYAEGSYDEEMKKLGIEVDPTIEAYNRESSPENLYNLYLYLLRQYFQYPLNPSPVKRMPLFGVYDCDEKRVYSEEEFSAFLAKLEGEPERLKRPKIGLTFYRNNLLNFQTEVICKIVSAFREEDIEVIPAFGYPDARVLERVFLKGPFRIRALLGLSLKVGIKPEEVVSVLTRLNVPLFNLIIPYEGDEETYRNSKLGLGIMERVWQIFTPELIGAISPTIVGFKRKEINPETGEILLTEIPYSQGISSLVKKVKAYLKLQEKREGEKRIALIYYNYPPGKQNIGAAYLNVLPESIWNILKGLEREGYNLGEEFSRLSKEELKEILFTYGRNVAKWAPSEINFLAQSGKILLLPLETYETLFEELPKAFKERVIKDWGSPEDAQIMVYQDERGKKFFLLPLLRFGNILVGPQPSRAWEQNLDRAYHSSLLAPHHQYIAFYLYLRKIFQADAVIHLGTHGTLEWLPGREIGFLEEDDPEVLLGEIPDIYPYIVDDVGEGLQAKRRGMAVIIDHLVPPLKKSSLNPDLKTLKALLGEYRALKDKGSELSLSAKAEEILTLIKKLALDRDLEIDFSKLTQEKGLSQEFLEKIEDYLTELEEAINPYGLHTFGKPYEEEDLEETARLLSELTGSGTKEDYQRVLRESAERELRNLLRALRGEYISPGPGNDPIRSPESLPTGKNFFAFDPSRIPSPRTYELGKRLAYELLEKYREKEGRYPEKVAFVLWAVETIRHEGIMESQILSLLGVRPRWDERGRVIGLELIPEEELKRPRIDVVMTISGLYRDLFSNLVKLLDEAVSLALTSKEESPLKRNQKRLKEELKRLGVKEELAERLSRVRIFSEEQGGYGTGLDTVISASHTWQRESEVARVYIRRMSFLYGQGFWGEPFEREGNYTENLKEFLFKRNLSGTEIALHSRATQVFATLDNDDYFQYLGGLTLAIRTLDGKSPMVMITNLSDPKKPYQESLSKFMGREIRSRYLNPQWIRAMLKEGYAGARFIDKVVEHLFGFQVTNPEVVDERTWRAFYEVYVKDKYGLEIKKYFERAGNLHSYQSLIGRILEAIRKSYFKAEREIMEHLTEEYMETVAKVGLACCEHTCNNPLLTKFITKGYLSISVMNKAPLEELREAMPKANQGEGGRSIEASKNRAPFNGFQRVKGYLLEERKFSSSKEGGGISGGGSIPYLYLFIFSLFALSFFRGYLRR; translated from the coding sequence ATGTCCCTGAAGAATAGTCTATTTTTGAGCCTAATTTTATTTTTTCTTTGTTCTTCCTTTCTCTTTGCTGACCAGGGAGAGAAATCCATTAATATAGTAGTGATACCAACAAGCTCCCAGATAAAGAGTTTTAGTTCTGCAAGGGAGATGCTTCTTAGAGACCTTTCAGAAAGGGGGCTTCCCTTACCGAGAATAAGAATTTTGAGTCTTGAGGAAAAAAAGGATTTGATTGAAAGGGAGCTTAAAGAGGCTGATCTTTTATTACTAAACCTTATGGGAAGAAGGGCTTATGAAAGGGTAAAGGAGTATCTTCCTTCTTTAAAAGAGAAGAAAGCCTTTATTTTTGGGCTTTATGCTGAAGGTTCCTATGATGAGGAGATGAAAAAACTCGGAATAGAGGTTGATCCAACAATTGAAGCTTACAATAGAGAGAGTAGCCCTGAAAATCTTTATAATCTTTATCTCTATCTTCTTCGTCAATATTTTCAATACCCTCTCAATCCTTCTCCTGTAAAGAGGATGCCCCTTTTTGGGGTTTATGACTGTGATGAAAAGAGGGTTTATTCTGAAGAGGAATTTTCTGCATTTTTAGCTAAATTAGAAGGGGAGCCAGAAAGGTTAAAGAGGCCGAAAATCGGGCTTACTTTTTATAGAAATAATCTTTTAAATTTTCAAACCGAAGTAATTTGTAAGATTGTTTCTGCTTTTAGGGAGGAAGATATTGAGGTTATTCCTGCCTTTGGATATCCTGATGCCAGGGTTCTTGAGAGAGTCTTTTTAAAGGGACCTTTCAGAATTAGGGCACTTCTTGGGCTATCTTTGAAAGTGGGGATAAAGCCTGAAGAGGTGGTTTCAGTTTTGACCAGACTCAATGTTCCCCTTTTCAATCTGATTATACCCTATGAGGGAGATGAGGAAACCTATAGAAATTCTAAGCTTGGTCTGGGAATTATGGAAAGGGTTTGGCAAATTTTTACTCCAGAACTTATTGGAGCTATCAGTCCAACCATTGTTGGCTTCAAAAGAAAGGAAATCAATCCTGAAACAGGGGAAATTTTATTGACTGAAATTCCCTATTCTCAAGGGATTTCATCTTTAGTAAAAAAGGTAAAGGCCTATCTTAAACTTCAAGAAAAAAGGGAAGGAGAAAAAAGAATAGCCCTGATTTACTACAACTATCCCCCTGGCAAGCAAAACATAGGTGCCGCTTACTTAAATGTGCTTCCCGAAAGCATCTGGAATATTCTCAAAGGACTTGAAAGGGAAGGATACAATCTGGGAGAGGAATTTTCAAGGCTATCTAAGGAGGAATTGAAAGAGATTTTATTCACCTATGGGAGAAATGTGGCCAAGTGGGCACCTTCTGAGATTAATTTTCTTGCTCAATCTGGTAAGATCCTTCTTCTTCCTCTTGAGACCTATGAGACCTTGTTTGAGGAGTTACCTAAGGCCTTTAAGGAGAGAGTTATTAAAGACTGGGGATCTCCAGAGGATGCCCAAATTATGGTTTACCAAGATGAAAGAGGTAAGAAGTTTTTCCTTTTGCCCCTTTTGAGATTTGGAAATATTCTTGTTGGGCCTCAACCTTCAAGGGCCTGGGAGCAAAACCTTGATAGGGCCTATCATTCCTCCCTTCTTGCTCCCCATCATCAGTATATTGCCTTTTATCTATATTTGAGAAAAATTTTTCAAGCTGATGCAGTTATTCACCTTGGAACCCATGGCACCTTAGAGTGGCTTCCAGGAAGAGAAATAGGCTTTCTTGAGGAGGATGATCCTGAAGTCTTGCTGGGAGAAATCCCGGATATTTATCCATATATAGTGGATGATGTGGGAGAAGGGCTTCAAGCAAAAAGAAGAGGCATGGCAGTAATCATTGATCACCTTGTTCCTCCCTTGAAAAAAAGCTCCCTTAATCCTGATCTAAAGACCCTTAAAGCCCTTCTTGGGGAATATCGTGCCTTAAAAGATAAGGGCTCAGAGCTTTCTCTTTCTGCCAAAGCTGAAGAAATCCTTACTTTAATAAAAAAACTTGCCCTTGATAGGGATCTTGAAATAGATTTTAGTAAATTAACTCAGGAAAAGGGGCTTTCTCAGGAATTTCTTGAAAAAATAGAAGACTATCTGACAGAGCTTGAAGAGGCTATAAATCCTTATGGTCTTCATACTTTTGGAAAACCCTATGAAGAGGAGGACTTAGAAGAGACAGCAAGACTTTTAAGTGAACTAACCGGAAGTGGCACAAAGGAGGATTATCAAAGGGTTCTCAGGGAATCAGCAGAAAGGGAGCTTAGAAATCTTCTCAGGGCTCTAAGAGGGGAGTATATCTCTCCTGGTCCCGGAAATGATCCTATAAGAAGTCCCGAGAGCCTTCCCACAGGAAAAAACTTCTTTGCTTTTGATCCTTCTCGAATACCTTCCCCAAGGACCTATGAACTTGGGAAAAGGCTTGCTTATGAGCTCCTTGAAAAATACCGGGAAAAAGAGGGAAGATATCCTGAAAAAGTTGCCTTTGTGCTCTGGGCTGTTGAAACTATAAGGCATGAAGGGATTATGGAATCTCAAATTCTTTCTTTACTTGGGGTAAGACCAAGATGGGATGAGCGGGGAAGGGTAATTGGCCTTGAGCTTATTCCTGAGGAAGAGTTAAAGAGACCTCGCATTGATGTGGTGATGACTATTTCAGGGCTTTACCGGGATCTTTTTTCTAATTTAGTTAAACTTCTTGATGAGGCAGTAAGTCTTGCTCTGACTTCAAAAGAGGAAAGTCCTTTAAAAAGAAATCAGAAAAGGCTTAAGGAGGAGCTGAAAAGACTTGGAGTAAAGGAGGAGCTTGCTGAAAGGCTTTCAAGGGTGAGAATTTTTTCTGAAGAACAGGGGGGCTATGGCACAGGGCTTGACACAGTTATTTCTGCAAGCCACACCTGGCAAAGGGAAAGTGAGGTTGCCAGGGTCTATATTCGCCGGATGAGTTTTCTTTATGGTCAGGGTTTTTGGGGAGAACCCTTTGAGAGGGAGGGAAATTATACCGAAAACTTAAAGGAATTTCTTTTTAAGAGAAATCTTTCTGGCACGGAGATTGCCCTTCACAGCAGAGCCACCCAAGTTTTTGCAACCCTTGATAATGATGACTATTTTCAATATCTGGGTGGGCTAACTCTTGCTATAAGAACTCTTGATGGCAAATCCCCCATGGTGATGATAACCAATCTCTCAGATCCCAAAAAGCCCTATCAAGAGAGTCTTTCTAAATTTATGGGAAGGGAGATTCGCTCTCGCTATCTTAATCCCCAGTGGATTAGGGCTATGCTTAAGGAGGGCTATGCAGGGGCGCGTTTCATTGATAAAGTGGTTGAGCATCTCTTTGGCTTTCAGGTAACCAATCCCGAAGTAGTGGATGAAAGGACCTGGAGAGCCTTTTATGAGGTTTATGTGAAAGATAAATATGGTTTAGAAATAAAAAAATATTTTGAAAGGGCAGGAAATCTCCACAGTTATCAATCGCTGATTGGAAGAATTCTTGAGGCCATAAGAAAGAGTTATTTTAAGGCAGAAAGGGAAATAATGGAGCATTTAACTGAGGAATATATGGAGACCGTGGCAAAGGTTGGACTTGCCTGCTGTGAACACACCTGTAATAATCCTCTTCTTACAAAATTTATTACTAAAGGTTATTTATCTATTAGTGTAATGAATAAAGCTCCTTTGGAGGAATTAAGGGAAGCTATGCCTAAGGCTAATCAAGGAGAAGGGGGGCGTAGTATAGAAGCCTCAAAGAATAGGGCCCCTTTTAATGGATTTCAAAGGGTTAAAGGTTATCTTCTTGAAGAAAGGAAATTTTCTTCTTCTAAGGAGGGAGGAGGTATCTCAGGTGGAGGGAGTATTCCCTATCTCTATCTTTTTATTTTCAGCCTTTTTGCCCTTTCTTTTTTTAGAGGTTATTTAAGAAGATAA
- a CDS encoding DUF2149 domain-containing protein, whose amino-acid sequence MSYFRLLRRKKSLLETEEPLIEDPLTGVANLFDLSVVFIVSLIVSLFMVYHLIDLLNPRSEFTMVKKAPNGELEFIIKKGKEIKVKKVTKKELQGEGIKLGTAYQLKDGRIVYVPEE is encoded by the coding sequence ATGAGTTATTTTAGACTCTTAAGGAGAAAAAAATCCCTTCTTGAAACGGAAGAACCTCTTATTGAAGACCCTCTCACAGGGGTTGCCAATCTCTTTGATTTGAGTGTGGTTTTTATTGTAAGTCTTATTGTAAGTCTCTTTATGGTCTATCACCTCATAGATTTATTAAATCCCAGAAGTGAATTTACTATGGTAAAAAAAGCCCCAAATGGAGAACTTGAGTTTATAATAAAAAAAGGTAAAGAAATAAAAGTGAAAAAGGTCACTAAAAAAGAACTTCAAGGGGAAGGCATAAAACTTGGAACTGCCTATCAATTAAAAGATGGAAGAATAGTTTATGTCCCTGAAGAATAG
- a CDS encoding MotA/TolQ/ExbB proton channel family protein, whose protein sequence is MTNPFYLLEGFLFILAESLLYPVLLTLTFLIFYLVYQSGKILREYFERREGRNFYVEFFEAELKKLEEKFQGEALLIEVSLLVDRVELSLLKGLDRVRVMVRLGPALGLLGTLIPMGVALSELAKGNLGVMAERMVTAFTTAIIGLSIGALSYLLSITKERWNKETLSKIYYLAERERIKISSSEVER, encoded by the coding sequence ATGACCAATCCTTTTTACCTTCTTGAGGGCTTTCTTTTTATTCTGGCAGAAAGTCTTCTCTATCCAGTGCTTCTTACTCTCACTTTTCTTATCTTTTATTTAGTGTATCAAAGTGGAAAGATTTTAAGGGAATATTTTGAAAGAAGGGAGGGGAGAAACTTTTATGTGGAATTCTTTGAGGCAGAGCTAAAGAAGTTGGAAGAGAAGTTTCAGGGAGAGGCCCTTTTGATTGAGGTTTCTCTTCTTGTTGACAGGGTTGAGCTTTCTCTTCTTAAAGGGCTTGACAGGGTAAGAGTGATGGTAAGGCTTGGGCCTGCTTTAGGCCTTCTTGGAACTCTTATCCCCATGGGAGTTGCCCTTTCAGAACTTGCCAAGGGAAACCTTGGAGTTATGGCAGAACGAATGGTTACTGCCTTTACCACCGCAATCATTGGCCTCTCAATAGGAGCTCTCTCCTATCTCTTAAGTATCACCAAAGAACGCTGGAATAAGGAAACCTTAAGTAAAATTTATTACCTGGCTGAAAGGGAAAGAATAAAAATTTCCTCTTCCGAGGTTGAAAGATGA
- a CDS encoding DUF2162 family putative transporter, whose protein sequence is MDNFLLSYLGLLFSLGVFALKVALVLPLLKGYKAHILIIILYSLLFYLFYEISLRFEGLILPLLERGVYLHFFTALGLIIWGAYLLFRPSCSHRALLFYLMPCPVCLLSISLSVIYFQKFERFYALPFLILPLSFLVLTYSLYLIFRVPFKGLLIREKEGFRWLGLVMLFSSLYLLGSFYFPQRFNEIFFLQKNANSTNLIFPDQGETLAVFSILFLIFLLAGFFQFKIRRKL, encoded by the coding sequence ATGGATAATTTTCTTCTATCTTATTTAGGGCTTCTTTTTTCTTTGGGAGTCTTTGCCTTAAAGGTAGCCCTGGTTTTGCCTCTTTTAAAGGGCTATAAGGCCCATATTTTGATAATAATTCTTTATTCCCTTCTCTTTTATCTTTTCTACGAAATTTCCCTCAGGTTTGAAGGGCTTATTTTACCCCTTCTTGAAAGGGGCGTTTATCTTCATTTTTTTACTGCCTTAGGTTTAATCATTTGGGGGGCTTATCTTCTTTTTAGACCCTCTTGCTCCCACAGAGCCCTTCTCTTCTATCTTATGCCCTGTCCTGTGTGTCTCTTAAGTATAAGCCTTTCAGTAATATATTTTCAAAAGTTTGAAAGATTTTATGCCCTTCCCTTCTTAATCCTTCCCCTTTCTTTTTTAGTTCTTACTTATAGCCTTTATTTAATTTTCAGGGTCCCCTTTAAGGGGCTTCTGATCAGGGAAAAGGAGGGATTTAGATGGCTTGGCCTTGTTATGCTTTTTTCTTCCCTGTATCTACTTGGAAGTTTTTATTTTCCCCAGAGATTTAATGAGATTTTTTTCCTTCAAAAAAATGCCAACTCCACGAATTTGATTTTCCCAGATCAGGGGGAAACTTTGGCAGTTTTCTCTATTCTCTTTTTAATTTTCCTTTTAGCAGGGTTTTTCCAATTCAAAATCAGGAGGAAGCTATGA
- a CDS encoding TonB-dependent receptor plug domain-containing protein yields the protein MKKKEILMGVLFLSFYGGKCYGEESQARVLPQIVVTATKIEESPLEVSSFVRIITEEEIKKSPAQSLGDLFPELGLGHTHKYPGTLTGRISLRGITSDLFDPLKGGVLILIDGQRAGTVNLAKIPLDNIERIEIVKGPFSALYGTQAMGGVINVITKRAKKEGLGFNISAEAGSWNYWKGLSELEIKKTFPDYAVDFYLLGERDSRDDFDAKGYGRIKNTSYDEGALDAKLGLSFLKNHYLSFGIQSFHGWDIGSPGARYSPSLKDYSDKKRDSYSFLYKFKEIELSYAYTFDRDRWHSFYGSSESISTKIMKGKDLNWKVPFSFGSHRFLLGGEYYELDVTSRRNVGAPYYPNSEFKNYGGFFQAKLNLYREKLFLIPGIRYDYFETEILTTPGIKNLKPKKEDKDRFTGKIGFLYRLTNELSLKANLGEAYRTPTADELAADYVSSWGTRYLGNSTLKPEKVYSFDFGLDYGGKFGLLSFSYFYNKYDEKFLDIIIP from the coding sequence ATGAAAAAGAAGGAAATTTTAATGGGAGTTCTTTTTCTTAGTTTTTATGGAGGGAAATGTTATGGAGAGGAAAGTCAAGCAAGGGTTCTTCCCCAGATTGTGGTTACTGCAACAAAGATTGAGGAATCTCCTCTTGAGGTAAGTTCCTTTGTCAGGATAATCACGGAAGAGGAAATTAAAAAGAGCCCAGCCCAGAGCCTTGGAGATTTATTTCCTGAGCTCGGGCTTGGGCACACCCATAAGTATCCTGGAACCCTGACAGGCAGAATAAGTCTTCGGGGAATTACTTCGGATCTTTTTGATCCCTTAAAGGGTGGGGTTTTAATTCTCATTGATGGTCAGAGGGCTGGAACAGTAAATCTTGCCAAAATCCCCCTTGATAACATAGAAAGGATTGAGATTGTAAAAGGGCCTTTTTCAGCCCTTTATGGAACTCAGGCCATGGGAGGGGTAATAAATGTTATTACAAAAAGGGCTAAAAAAGAGGGCTTGGGCTTTAATATCTCTGCTGAGGCTGGCTCATGGAACTACTGGAAAGGGCTTTCGGAGCTTGAAATTAAAAAGACCTTTCCTGATTATGCAGTGGATTTTTATCTTCTTGGGGAAAGAGATTCAAGAGATGACTTTGATGCCAAAGGTTATGGAAGAATCAAAAACACCTCCTATGATGAGGGAGCCCTTGATGCCAAACTGGGACTCTCCTTTCTTAAAAATCACTATCTTTCCTTTGGAATTCAAAGTTTTCATGGTTGGGATATAGGAAGCCCTGGTGCAAGGTATAGCCCAAGCCTAAAGGATTATTCTGATAAAAAAAGGGATTCCTATAGCTTTCTTTATAAATTTAAGGAAATTGAACTAAGTTATGCCTACACCTTTGATCGCGATAGATGGCATTCTTTTTATGGAAGCAGTGAAAGCATTTCAACAAAGATTATGAAGGGAAAAGATCTAAATTGGAAGGTGCCTTTTAGTTTTGGTTCTCACAGATTTCTCCTTGGAGGAGAATACTATGAACTTGATGTGACTTCAAGGAGGAATGTGGGAGCCCCTTACTATCCCAATTCAGAATTTAAAAATTATGGAGGCTTTTTTCAGGCAAAACTCAATCTCTACAGGGAAAAACTTTTCTTAATTCCTGGAATAAGGTATGATTACTTTGAAACGGAAATACTTACAACTCCCGGGATTAAAAACCTTAAGCCAAAGAAAGAGGACAAAGACCGCTTCACTGGAAAAATTGGCTTTCTCTATCGCTTAACCAATGAGTTAAGTCTTAAGGCTAATTTAGGGGAGGCCTATAGAACACCAACTGCAGATGAGTTAGCTGCAGATTATGTCTCTTCTTGGGGCACACGATATCTTGGAAACTCAACTTTAAAGCCTGAAAAGGTTTACTCCTTTGATTTTGGATTAGATTATGGAGGAAAATTTGGCCTCTTAAGTTTTTCCTATTTTTATAATAAATATGATGAAAAATTTCTGGATATTATAATTCCCTAA
- a CDS encoding TonB-dependent receptor domain-containing protein, with protein sequence MGAQTFKNIDGATIQGLEFSYSKEWVEFIHLPISIEPFLHFTYHLQCRDDESKASLLYIPKAIASFGFNLRYRGFKLNLTGIYNGDEKVQDWAPPSYGKKIIEKKDFTIFNLYTGYRFQKFSYIKEAEVYLKVENLFNRAYEYVKYYPMPERTYYLGVRAKF encoded by the coding sequence ATCGGTGCTCAGACCTTTAAAAATATTGATGGGGCAACTATTCAGGGTCTTGAATTTTCCTATTCCAAAGAGTGGGTTGAGTTTATCCATCTTCCCATAAGTATAGAACCCTTTCTTCATTTTACCTATCATCTTCAATGTAGAGATGATGAAAGTAAGGCCTCCCTTCTTTACATACCAAAGGCTATAGCAAGCTTTGGGTTTAATTTGAGATATAGAGGCTTTAAGTTAAATCTTACGGGTATTTATAATGGTGATGAAAAGGTTCAGGACTGGGCTCCACCTTCTTATGGAAAAAAGATTATTGAAAAGAAGGATTTTACTATTTTTAACTTATACACTGGATATAGGTTTCAAAAATTTTCTTATATAAAGGAGGCAGAAGTTTATCTAAAGGTTGAAAACCTCTTTAATAGGGCCTATGAATATGTGAAATATTATCCTATGCCAGAGAGAACCTATTATTTGGGAGTGAGAGCAAAATTTTAA
- a CDS encoding adenosylcobinamide amidohydrolase — translation MMKKIIFGILFLILTLTMKKGFSTEISLPKELKARAQIIKSKYDDLWEKTLVITFDHKRKALSTFEFLREVRAVINHSAHPEIWKKVCEERKTKKSLGGRVYLEKIREKIGKDFNLSTEEIFILGTAADMDNLAVVTKTWGSYVVTALVTAGAKTNALRAGFDEGNYTEEEKPQGTVNIIILTNKKLRESAMARAIITATEAKTAAFQDLKVPSSYNPQVQATGTGTDNIIIVSGEEPPEITYTGGHSKIGELIAKAVYQAVKEALIKQNHFK, via the coding sequence ATGATGAAAAAAATCATTTTTGGGATTTTATTTCTTATTTTGACTTTGACTATGAAGAAGGGTTTTTCCACGGAAATTTCCTTACCAAAGGAATTAAAAGCCAGGGCTCAGATTATTAAATCCAAATATGATGATTTATGGGAAAAGACTCTTGTTATAACCTTTGATCATAAGAGAAAGGCCCTTTCAACCTTTGAATTCTTAAGAGAGGTTAGAGCGGTGATAAATCACTCAGCCCATCCTGAGATCTGGAAGAAAGTCTGCGAGGAGAGGAAAACTAAAAAATCCTTGGGTGGAAGGGTTTATCTTGAAAAGATTAGAGAAAAAATTGGAAAGGACTTCAATCTTTCAACTGAGGAGATTTTTATCTTAGGAACAGCAGCTGATATGGATAATTTAGCAGTGGTAACCAAAACCTGGGGTAGTTATGTAGTTACAGCTTTAGTTACAGCTGGAGCAAAGACTAATGCTTTAAGAGCAGGGTTTGATGAGGGAAATTATACAGAGGAAGAGAAGCCTCAAGGCACAGTGAATATAATAATATTAACAAATAAGAAGCTAAGGGAGTCTGCCATGGCAAGAGCTATCATTACAGCCACAGAGGCAAAAACTGCTGCCTTTCAGGATTTAAAAGTTCCAAGCTCATATAATCCACAGGTTCAAGCTACAGGAACAGGCACAGATAATATCATTATAGTCTCAGGAGAGGAACCTCCAGAAATAACTTATACAGGAGGCCACAGCAAAATAGGAGAACTTATTGCAAAAGCCGTTTATCAAGCAGTAAAAGAGGCCCTAATTAAACAAAATCATTTTAAATAA
- a CDS encoding TonB-dependent receptor plug domain-containing protein, protein MRRFTYVGAALWGFLASITLVKGALSEEIKETKELPEVVVKGEKLILPTKETGETVYTGVEITREGIELSGERGKGNVWEALSIIPGVIFESVDPANLSAEQSNVRIRGVRGYLGGLTVQGVPNYGANPIGPRAYLYDLENFESIALYKGAVPVNLGAGVGNRAGLNKCL, encoded by the coding sequence ATGAGGAGATTTACTTATGTAGGGGCTGCGCTATGGGGATTTTTAGCAAGCATAACTCTGGTTAAAGGAGCCCTTTCAGAGGAAATTAAGGAAACAAAGGAACTTCCTGAGGTGGTTGTAAAAGGGGAGAAGCTTATTCTTCCTACTAAAGAGACTGGGGAGACGGTCTATACTGGTGTTGAGATTACCCGGGAGGGGATTGAACTTTCAGGAGAGCGAGGAAAAGGAAATGTTTGGGAGGCATTAAGTATCATTCCTGGGGTAATTTTTGAGAGTGTTGATCCAGCCAATCTTTCCGCTGAGCAATCTAATGTAAGAATAAGAGGGGTCAGAGGATATCTCGGTGGTCTTACTGTGCAGGGAGTTCCCAATTATGGGGCAAATCCTATTGGGCCAAGGGCTTATCTATATGACCTTGAAAATTTTGAAAGTATCGCCCTTTATAAAGGAGCAGTTCCTGTTAATCTTGGGGCAGGAGTTGGAAACAGGGCAGGTCTTAATAAATGCCTTTGA